AATATGTAGAATACAACaggtggatgatgatgatgatgatgatgatgatgatgatgatgatgatgatgatgatgaagacgatgatgacgatgatgatgacgacgatgatgatgatgataatgatgacgacgaGGACGAGgacgaggatgatgatgatgatgatgatgatgatgatgatgatgatgatgacgacgatgatggtgatgatgacgcCCCCAGGTGGTGCAGGAGCTGGAGAACGACGACCGCACGGTGCGCGAGGTGTCCATCTCGGGCTGGAAGGTGGACGTGGTCATGATGGAGGTGTTGGAGAGCTGCCTGCCGGCAGTGACGTCTCTGCGTGTGCTGCAGCTCTGGCGCGTGGGGCTAAGCGCGGACACGCTGACGATGCTGGCCCGCTGCCTCCCGCTGTGCCGCGCGCTGACCAGCGTGACTCTGGACAACAACACGCTGACCGACTGTCCGCTGCAAGCGCTGCTCGTGCACACCGCTGTCCTGCAGACACTGTCGCTGCGCTTCTGTCACGTGGGGGACGGGGGGGTGATGGCCATGGCGCGCGTGCTGcaggaggagagggaggggggcacCCAGGCGCCGctcgtctcgctctgtctcacCGGCAACCAGGTGAgctgttactctgtgtgtgtgtgtgtgtgtgtgtgtgtgtgtgtgtgtgtgtgtgtgtgtgtgtggagctgctaatactgtgtgtgtgtgtgtgtgtgtgtgtgtgtgtgtgtgtgtgtgtgtgtgtgtgtgtgtgtgtgtgtgtgtggagctgCTAATACTGTGCTTGCTTTATATTATCTTGCTATTTTCCCTCGTTTTTTGCCCCTTTTACAAATCCCTTTTAGACATGCGTTGTTTTCGTCCGCCAAATCAGATCACTTACGTAGGAGCACGTTTGTAAGCTTGTTCTGCTCAGTTCATACTGTTGGATATATGTGGGATTGTTATTTGTAATCTTTTGATtgaatgtcacacgctttccttcttgtatgttacacgctttggagcatggcaagaacggattcaaactcgaaatcgtccctccgaAAAGCCCAAAAATGCAAACACGACTttcatttctcctgctgttatcgtttcttctctttacaaattcttcaacgctgagaatacagACGACAGTTCTGTTTCCAtgcgcgaatttagctgcccttggaaagtggctcgatCACGAGGCCTGTAAgtctgaatctagaaggacagagttgtgaacatagatgacaaagatcccgaaaagaacaaacatttcgcgcatgcagacacagaaagacgtcatgaagaatgcgatgcttcaaaagatacagactgtgacgatgactgtgacgtcattcacatataccgagacgttgTTCGGTCatttccgtcaaaaagtagatctctccacaatggctgctcctgtgtttaggtctgtcaagcgtgagtacgcaaaacgtgtttgttctctcctctgttgaagctgtgagatataaatgctattccgacttggtcgtgtgacagagttttcttccacgctcgattagctgatgtctaactcggCCTGACGgtttcgttagacaatcaatgtaatctcgtgtggaagaaaacgtctgtcacacgaccaggtctgaatagcaggtaatgttgTTATTTGTAATGTCGTGATTGTATGCGACATTGCTATTTGTAATGTCGTGATTGTATGCGACATTGCTATTTGTAATGTCGTGATTGTATGCGACAGTGTTATTTGTAATGTCGTGATTGTATGCGACATTGCTATTTGTAATGTCGTGATTGTATGCGACATTGCTATTTGTAATGTCGTGATTGTATGCGACAGTGTTATTTGTAATGTCGTGATTGTATGCGACATTGCTATTTGTAATGTCGTGATTGTATGCGACATTGCTATTTGTAATGTCGTGATTGTATGCGACATTGCTATTTGTAATGTCGTGATTGTAAGCGACATTGCTATTTGTAATGTCGTGATTGTATGCGACAGTGTTATTTGTAATGTCGTGATTGTATGCGACAGTGCTATTTGTAATGTCGTGATTGTATGCGACATTGCTATTTGTAATGTCGTGATTGTATGCGACAGTGCTATTTGTAATGTCGTGATTGTATGCGACAGTGCTATTTGTAATGTCGTGATTGTATGCGACAGTGCTATTTGTAATGTCGTGATTGTATGCGACAGTGCTATTTGTAATGTCGTGATTGTATGCGACAGTGCTATTTGTAATGTCGTGATTGTATGCGACATTGCTATTTGTAATGTCGTGATTGTATGCGACATTGCTATTTGTAATGTCGTGATTGTAAGCGACAGTGTTATTTGTAATGTCGTGATTGTATGCGACAGTGCTATTTGTAATGTCGTGATTGTATGCGACATTGCTATTTGTAATGTCGTGATTGTATGCGACATTGCTATTTGTAATGTCGTGATTGTATGCGACATTGTTATTTGTAATGTCGTGATTGTATGCGACATTGTTATTTGTAATGTCGTGATTGTATGCGACATTGTTATTTGTAATGTCGTGATTACAATGATGGAAATCCGCCAGGTGGGGGACGAAGGCGCGTGCAGCCTGGCCCTAGCCTTGACCTTTAATCGCGTGCTGCGCGTGCTCAACCTGTCGGCCAACAGCGTGGGGGACCGGGGGGCCGCCGGCCTGGCCAGCGCGTGCAGGTGGGTGCGCGTGACGGGGGACAGTCTGACGTCACGCAGACAGCGCATGCATCAGTACCTGGTTGATCAACCCCCCGATTTCCCAAAACGCACAACGAAAGTCACCCGTACCCAAAAGCGTTCCTTTAATCCCGAGAAAAGGCCCGTCAAGATCCAGCGGCCAACTAGGCGCGTGAGTCGAATGGCCCCCAAAGACGGGCGGAGTTCCAAGGCCAAGGGCGTCTCCTCCAGCCATGCTGTCATTGATGACGGTGCGTGCCCCGAGCACCGTGGTCTGCGGATGCTTAAACCGCCGGACACCATGTGGTACATGCCGGGACGAAGGCCGGATTACTTCGCGGAGTCAGACATTGCTGTTGAAGGCTGCGGCCTTCACCTCCTGATGCAGCCCGGCTTCCTGCACGACGGTGACCTGTGGTTGCCTGGCAACCGGTCTCTCCTCAGCCTCAATCTGTCCAGGAACAAGGTCGGGAAGGTCGGCGTGCAGAGCTTGATGGAGGCACTGGAGGAACAGGTGacactggctgtgtgtgtgcagggggggggggggggaggtcggcGTGCAGAGCTTGATGGAGACACTGGAGGAACAGGTGacactggctgtgtgtgtgctggggggggGAGGTCGGCGTGCAGAGCTTGATGGAGACACTGGAGGAACAGGTGacactggctgtgtgtgtgctggggggggggggggggaggtcggcGTGCAGAGCTTGATGGAGACACTGGAGGAACAGGTGacactggctgtgtgtgtgcagggggggggggggaggtcggcGTGCAGAGCTTGATGGAGGCACTGGAGGAACAGGTGacactggctgtgtgtgtgcaggggggggggggagggggaaggtcgGCGTGCAGAGCTTGATGGAGACACTGGAGGAACAGGTGacactggctgtgtgtgtgctggggggggggggggggaggtcggcGTGCAGAGCTTGATGGAGGCACTGGGGGAACAGGTGacactggctgtgtgtgtgctgggggggggggggggaatgtcgGCGTGCAGAGCTTGATGGAGGCACTGGAGGAACAGGTGacactggctgtgtgtgtgcaggggggggggggaggtcggcGTGCAGAGCTTGATGGAGACACTGGAGGAACAGGTGacactggctgtgtgtgtgctggggggggggggggggaggtcggcGTGCAGAGCTTGATGGAGGCACTGGGGGAACAGGTGacactggctgtgtgtgtgctgggggggggggggggaggtcggcGTGCAGAGCTTGATGGAGGCACTGGGGGAACAGGTGacactggctgtgtgtgtgcagggggggggggagggggaaggtcgGCGTGCAGAGCTTGATGGAGGCACTGGAGGAACAGGTGacactgggtgtgtgtgtgcaggggggggggagggggaaggtcgGCGTGCAGAGCTTGATGGAGGCACTGGAGGAACAGGTGacactggctgtgtgtgtgcaggggggggggggagggggaaggtcgGCGTGCAGAGCTTGATGGAGGCACTGGAGGAACAGGTGacactggctgtgtgtgtgctgggggggggggggggggaggtcggcGTGCAGAGCTTGATGGAGGCACTGGAGGAACAGGTGacactgggtgtgtgtgtgcaggggggggggggagggggaaggtcgGCGTGCAGAGCTTGATGGAGGCACTGGAGGAACAGGTGacactggctgtgtgtgtgctgggggggggggggggaggtcggcGTGCAGAGCTTGATGGAGGCACTGGAGGAACAGGTGacactgggtgtgtgtgtgcaggggggggggagggggaaggtcgGCGTGCAGAGCTTGATGGAGGCACTGGAGGAACAGGTGacactggctgtgtgtgtgcaggggggggggggggggggagggggaaggtcgGCGTGCAGAGCTTGATGGAGGCACTGGAGGAACAGGTGacactgggtgtgtgtgtgcagggggggggggaaggtcgGCGTGCAGAGCTTGATGGAGACACTAGAGGAACAGGTGacactggctgtgtgtgtgcagggggggAAGGTCGGCGTGCAGAGCTTGATGGAGGCACTGGAGGAACAGGTGacactggctgtgtgtgtgcagggggggggggggggaggtcggcGTGCAGAGCTTGATGGAGGCACTGGAGGAACAGGTGacactggctgtgtgtgtgcagggggggGAAGGTCGGCGTGCAGAGCTTGATGGAGGCACTGGAGGAACAGGTGacactggctgtgtgtgtgcaggggggggggaggtcgggAAGGTCGGCGTGCAGAGCTTGATGGAGACACTGGAGGAACAGGTGacactggctgtgtgtgtgcagggggggAAGGTCGGCGTGCAGAGCTTGATGGAGACACTGGAGGAACAGGTGacactggctgtgtgtgtgcaggggggggggggggggaggtcggcGTGCAGAGCTTGATGGAGGCACTGGAGGAACAGGTGacactggctgtgtgtgtgcagggggggggggaaggtcgGCGTGCAGAGCTTGATGGAGGCACTGGAGGAACAGGTGacactggctgtgtgtgtgcagggggggggggggaggtcggcGTGCAGAGCTTGATGGAGACACTGGAGGAACAGGTGacactggctgtgtgtgtgcagggggggggggaggtcggcGTGCAGAGCTTGAT
This region of Littorina saxatilis isolate snail1 linkage group LG8, US_GU_Lsax_2.0, whole genome shotgun sequence genomic DNA includes:
- the LOC138974288 gene encoding leucine-rich repeat-containing protein 71-like — translated: MTSLVTSWDVGPREVIQCVQLSALDRRSLGTVFLSAAKFLGRVQGRMSWMSRGSKVSLSPLPNQLVSESSKVEAATDPEDDRGKPALCGSFRADFAALCRDKGVQYVPEVVQTIVPEVKTESKKPVRKLTLNRGVMDQDMKCFNKKFPTRAVPKWEQKAEAKVKAAFREPSSLSRLPRPSPPTSTTGDVGNVEDRFDYFKPRVQVVQELENDDRTVREVSISGWKVDVVMMEVLESCLPAVTSLRVLQLWRVGLSADTLTMLARCLPLCRALTSVTLDNNTLTDCPLQALLVHTAVLQTLSLRFCHVGDGGVMAMARVLQEEREGGTQAPLVSLCLTGNQVGDEGACSLALALTFNRVLRVLNLSANSVGDRGAAGLASACRWVRVTGDSLTSRRQRMHQYLVDQPPDFPKRTTKVTRTQKRSFNPEKRPVKIQRPTRRVSRMAPKDGRSSKAKGVSSSHAVIDDGACPEHRGLRMLKPPDTMWYMPGRRPDYFAESDIAVEGCGLHLLMQPGFLHDGDLWLPGNRSLLSLNLSRNKVGKVGVQSLMEALEEQAVPVVGGELGLQRVVLHHNPFPPDFPPFLRLSRRLRIRDPSNHMPRVDLCNHNVTPCAIADTAFV